One stretch of Nicotiana tabacum cultivar K326 chromosome 18, ASM71507v2, whole genome shotgun sequence DNA includes these proteins:
- the LOC107770882 gene encoding serine/threonine-protein kinase AGC1-5-like, with protein sequence MEPWLDDLADDLQSISFNSTTTSTTTDINRSTSSGSEATWTATTASSASSSFNQHVIKPRAATPSGDPYWDAITRVISTSPSSLISLNDLRFLHRLGSGDIGSVYLAEIKTPAPESSSKASAVAYFAAKVMDKKELAGRNKEGRARTEREILEMLDHPFLPTLYASIDSPKWSCLLTEFCPGGDLHVLRQRQPAKRFPESAVRFYASEVVVALEYIHMMGIVYRDLKPENVLVRSDGHIMLTDFDLSLKCDDSTSTPAQVISSQNTPNGTQQNEYKIEPPKFTSSSCILPNCIVPAVSCFHPKRKRKKKQGHLGGPEFVAEPVDVRSMSFVGTHEYLAPEIVSGEGHGSAVDWWTLGIFIFELLYGVTPFKGIDHELTLANIVARALEFPKEPAIPTPAKDLISQLLTKDPARRLGSTMGATAIKHHPFFQGVNWALLRCTSPPFAPPPFSKEFLSDGSCPDTPVEYY encoded by the exons ATGGAGCCATGGCTCGATGACTTAGCCGATGATCTTCAGAGCATCAGCTTCAACTCCACCACCACTTCCACCACCACTGACATTAACCGCTCCACCAGTTCCGGTTCCGAAGCCACGTGGACTGCAACCACCGCCTCTTCCGCCTCCTCTTCCTTTAACCAACATGTCATTAAACCACGCGCCGCCACTCCCTCCGGCGACCCTTACTGGGACGCCATTACACGTGTCATTTCCACTTCTCCTTCGTCCTTAATTTCCCTCAACGACCTCCGCTTCCTCCACCGCCTTGGCTCCGGCGATATCGGTTCCGTATATCTAGCCGAAATTAAAACTCCGGCGCCGGAAAGTTCGTCGAAGGCGTCGGCGGTAGCTTACTTCGCGGCTAAAGTTATGGATAAGAAGGAACTGGCGGGCCGTAATAAGGAAGGAAGAGCGAGGACAGAGCGGGAAATACTAGAAATGTTGGATCATCCTTTTCTACCGACGCTTTACGCCTCCATTGATTCTCCGAAATGGTCGTGCTTGTTGACGGAGTTTTGTCCCGGCGGTGACCTTCACGTCCTCCGGCAACGTCAGCCGGCCAAACGCTTCCCTGAATCCGCCGTCAG GTTTTACGCATCTGAGGTGGTGGTAGCACTGGAGTACATTCACATGATGGGAATTGTTTACCGTGATTTGAAACCTGAAAATGTCTTGGTCCGATCAGATGGTCATATCATGCTCACTGATTTTGATCTCTCACTAAAATGCGATGACTCCACATCAACACCAGCTCAAGTGATTTCAAGCCAAAATACACCTAATGGAACTCAACAAAATGAGTACAAAATTGAACCACCAAAGTTTACATCTTCTTCATGTATCCTTCCTAACTGTATAGTACCTGCTGTTTCATGCTTCCACCCAAAAAGGAAGCGAAAGAAGAAGCAAGGCCATCTCGGTGGACCTGAATTTGTTGCTGAACCAGTCGATGTTCGATCAATGTCATTCGTGGGAACTCACGAGTATTTGGCACCAGAGATTGTGTCAGGTGAAGGCCATGGTAGTGCAGTTGATTGGTGGACACTAGGGATTTTCATATTTGAGTTGTTATATGGTGTAACACCCTTTAAGGGGATAGACCATGAACTAACACTAGCTAATATCGTGGCTCGAGCCCTTGAATTCCCTAAAGAGCCAGCAATCCCGACCCCAGCTAAAGACCTGATATCACAACTACTTACAAAGGATCCAGCTAGAAGATTGGGGTCAACTATGGGTGCCACAGCAATCAAACACCATCCATTTTTCCAAGGAGTCAATTGGGCACTTTTAAGATGTACATCACCACCATTCGCTCCTCCACCATTCAGTAAAGAATTTCTGTCTGATGGAAGTTGCCCTGATACCCCAGTAGAATACTACTAG